Proteins from a single region of Paraglaciecola sp. T6c:
- a CDS encoding PKD domain-containing protein: MDTRNVTYNKRGPDAHIEHASDSLSNRASNSILPRSLQHYWLVLCGLLMLCMGASQVQAADLVNGGSVSGVISVAGEEDTWTFNATAGERINIQLVDLAAGDLFPQMTLYAPDGTRVTSASNYTVASIYNAEAPETGTYSLVVQDGTSRQDNTGAYALHFAKSIGANENGSLINGSSVSGDITLGDLDTWTFDAIEGERLNIQLVDVDEAGFFPLMILYAPDGSRVGSASNYTVANLYNVAATQTGTYILLVQDGTSRREQVGSYEVHFAKSVGANENGTLNNGGVVSSDIALGDLDTWTFEATAGERLNIQIADVNEGDFFPFMTIYGPDGTRVGSASNYTVANLYNVAATQTGTYILLVQDGTSRREQVGNYEVHFAKSIGANENGTLNNGGAVSSDITLGDLDTWTFEATTGERLNIQIADVDDAGFFPFMTLYAPDGTRVGSASNYTVANLYNVAATQTGTYILLVQDGTSRRDEVGSYEVHFAKSVGANENGPLINGGAVSSDITLGDLDTWTFEATAGENLNIQIADVDNTGFFPFMTLYAPDGTRVGSASNYTVANLYNVSATQTGTFTLLVQDGTSRRDQVGNYEVHFAKSVGANENGPLINGGVVSSDITLGDLDTWTFEAVAGERLHIQLSDILRNVYFPLMTLYAPDGSRVSNASNYSVANLRNILATQTGTYILLVQDGTGRRDQTSDYEIHFAKSLGANEHGKLSGAGSYFETVTQGDIDTFTFDGVVGDEVTLVMRELEVTNLSPFITLHNPDGSYFTNASHYSEAGVYNLSLPMNGTYTIVLSDGTSGRDQIGDYVLEYNLPTAAPDPQKPIASASSAPTLFKDQVIQLNGSGSFDPDEAPEALTYSWTLVSAPDSSAVAQADIAEPNSANASVQPDVYGEYRFELTVSDGLLSDSAIVTVTVINRAPSAHAGADQNVELNVPTQLDGSASNDADGDLLTYAWTVVSVPSGSAVTALQNSTSVNPSFTPDVAGDYVFTLVVDDGEDSSIGDSVVVRVAQANVAPQADIQVSGDMLTGTQVALDGSASVDNDNGPQALTYEWQVISAPAGSTINTASLVSQGTATTSFTADVAGTYRVQLAVFDGELTDVVEASIVINEVVVNQGPVADAGADQQQELGDSVEVNASASFDPDQSPAPLTFEWVFVSVPQGSLLVSASIESTPAGLAMFVPDVAGTYTLMVTVSDSELTDSDSVMVTVSENQIPVADAGSDQTVDAGERVALDGSLSYDPDSGPQALSYLWEVASRPENSVATVINNNNVLAFIEPDLAGLYTLRLVVSDGQATDEDEVLIDVINVVQPRMCDVDGNDFVDSLDIRAIARLRNATASEGDVADWDQNGVINVLDARGCALECDLSRCALKPE; the protein is encoded by the coding sequence ATGGATACTAGAAACGTTACGTACAATAAGCGAGGTCCTGATGCTCACATCGAACATGCTTCAGACTCCCTTTCTAACAGAGCTTCAAACAGCATTTTACCTCGCTCTTTACAGCACTATTGGTTGGTACTGTGCGGCTTACTTATGCTGTGCATGGGGGCGAGTCAAGTTCAGGCCGCAGATTTGGTTAACGGCGGCTCAGTATCTGGTGTTATTTCGGTAGCGGGTGAGGAAGATACCTGGACGTTCAACGCCACAGCGGGAGAGCGTATTAATATTCAGTTGGTAGATTTAGCCGCTGGTGATTTATTTCCTCAAATGACGCTCTATGCGCCAGATGGTACACGCGTTACTTCGGCGAGTAATTATACAGTGGCCAGTATTTATAATGCTGAAGCGCCTGAAACAGGTACCTATTCTCTAGTCGTTCAAGACGGCACCTCACGGCAGGATAATACAGGCGCTTATGCGCTTCATTTTGCTAAGTCTATCGGTGCCAATGAAAACGGCTCGTTGATTAACGGTAGCTCAGTCAGCGGTGATATCACCTTAGGCGATTTAGACACTTGGACGTTTGACGCCATCGAAGGTGAAAGACTGAATATTCAATTAGTGGACGTGGATGAAGCTGGTTTTTTCCCGTTGATGATCCTTTACGCACCAGATGGCAGCCGAGTAGGGTCTGCTAGTAATTACACGGTGGCTAACTTATATAACGTTGCGGCCACACAGACAGGAACGTACATCTTGCTAGTGCAAGACGGTACGAGTCGACGTGAACAGGTAGGTAGTTATGAAGTGCACTTTGCTAAATCCGTTGGCGCAAATGAAAACGGCACGCTGAATAATGGCGGTGTAGTGAGCAGTGACATTGCGTTGGGTGATTTAGACACTTGGACATTTGAGGCTACGGCAGGTGAAAGACTGAACATTCAAATAGCGGATGTGAACGAAGGCGACTTTTTCCCTTTCATGACGATTTATGGACCAGATGGAACTCGTGTGGGGTCTGCTAGTAATTACACTGTGGCAAATTTATACAATGTTGCGGCCACACAGACAGGAACGTACATCTTGCTAGTGCAAGACGGCACAAGTCGACGTGAGCAGGTGGGTAATTATGAAGTGCACTTTGCTAAGTCCATTGGCGCTAACGAAAACGGCACGTTAAATAATGGCGGCGCGGTGAGCAGTGATATCACGTTAGGGGATTTAGATACCTGGACGTTCGAGGCTACAACAGGTGAAAGACTGAACATTCAAATAGCGGATGTAGATGACGCTGGCTTCTTTCCGTTCATGACGCTTTATGCGCCTGATGGCACCCGCGTAGGGTCTGCTAGTAATTATACGGTGGCAAATTTATACAATGTTGCGGCCACACAAACAGGAACGTACATCTTGCTAGTGCAAGACGGTACGAGTCGACGTGATGAGGTAGGTAGTTATGAAGTGCACTTTGCTAAATCCGTTGGCGCTAACGAAAACGGCCCACTGATTAATGGCGGTGCGGTGAGCAGTGACATTACGTTAGGGGATTTAGATACCTGGACGTTCGAGGCCACGGCAGGCGAAAACCTGAATATTCAAATAGCGGATGTGGATAACACTGGCTTCTTTCCGTTCATGACGCTTTATGCACCAGATGGCACCCGCGTAGGGTCTGCTAGTAATTACACTGTGGCTAACTTATACAACGTTTCGGCCACACAAACAGGAACGTTTACCTTGCTGGTGCAAGACGGCACAAGTCGTCGTGATCAGGTAGGTAATTATGAAGTGCACTTTGCTAAATCCGTTGGCGCTAACGAAAACGGCCCACTGATTAACGGTGGCGTGGTGAGCAGTGACATTACGCTAGGGGATTTAGATACCTGGACATTTGAGGCGGTTGCCGGTGAACGTTTGCATATTCAGCTATCTGATATCTTGCGTAATGTGTACTTCCCCTTAATGACGCTTTATGCACCGGACGGTAGTCGAGTCAGTAACGCCAGCAACTATTCTGTCGCTAATTTACGCAATATTCTTGCAACACAAACCGGGACGTACATCTTATTAGTGCAGGACGGTACAGGCCGACGTGACCAAACTAGCGATTATGAAATTCACTTTGCTAAGTCTCTCGGTGCTAATGAACACGGAAAATTAAGCGGCGCTGGTTCTTATTTTGAAACGGTCACGCAAGGTGACATTGATACATTCACCTTTGATGGGGTGGTGGGTGATGAGGTGACACTAGTTATGCGAGAGCTGGAAGTCACTAATTTATCCCCCTTTATTACCTTGCATAATCCAGATGGGAGTTATTTCACTAACGCGAGCCATTACTCTGAGGCTGGGGTTTATAATTTAAGCCTACCGATGAATGGAACCTATACCATTGTGCTCAGTGATGGTACTTCAGGCAGAGACCAGATTGGCGACTACGTTCTTGAATATAACCTGCCAACGGCAGCGCCTGATCCGCAGAAACCGATAGCGTCTGCGTCTTCTGCGCCAACGTTATTTAAAGATCAAGTGATTCAACTTAACGGTTCTGGCTCCTTCGACCCCGATGAAGCACCAGAGGCGCTCACGTATAGTTGGACATTGGTATCTGCACCAGATAGCAGCGCTGTAGCACAGGCTGATATCGCTGAGCCGAATAGCGCGAATGCCAGCGTACAACCTGATGTATATGGCGAATACCGTTTCGAACTCACTGTCAGTGATGGTTTACTCAGTGACAGTGCGATTGTTACTGTAACGGTTATCAACCGCGCACCTAGCGCCCATGCCGGTGCAGATCAAAACGTCGAATTAAATGTGCCTACACAGCTCGATGGCAGTGCATCAAACGATGCGGACGGTGATTTACTGACTTACGCTTGGACGGTGGTTTCTGTGCCCTCAGGCAGCGCGGTCACTGCACTGCAAAATAGCACAAGTGTTAACCCAAGCTTTACACCAGACGTCGCAGGGGATTATGTATTTACCCTTGTGGTTGATGACGGTGAAGACAGTAGCATTGGCGACTCAGTTGTGGTGCGCGTGGCCCAGGCGAATGTAGCGCCCCAGGCTGATATTCAAGTGAGCGGCGACATGCTAACCGGTACACAAGTCGCTCTAGATGGCAGTGCCAGTGTTGACAATGACAACGGCCCTCAAGCCCTAACATACGAGTGGCAGGTGATAAGTGCGCCAGCGGGTAGCACTATTAATACGGCAAGTCTTGTTAGCCAAGGAACAGCCACCACTAGCTTTACAGCTGATGTAGCGGGTACCTATCGTGTACAACTCGCTGTTTTCGATGGTGAGTTAACCGATGTGGTTGAGGCCAGTATTGTGATAAACGAGGTGGTGGTCAACCAAGGGCCAGTGGCCGATGCAGGTGCTGACCAGCAACAGGAACTTGGCGACAGCGTTGAGGTTAATGCCTCAGCAAGCTTTGACCCAGACCAAAGCCCCGCGCCACTGACGTTCGAATGGGTGTTTGTGTCAGTGCCCCAGGGTAGCTTGCTGGTTAGCGCGAGTATTGAAAGCACGCCTGCGGGGTTAGCGATGTTTGTGCCAGACGTCGCAGGTACTTATACGCTCATGGTCACCGTTAGCGATAGCGAGCTAACCGACTCGGACTCCGTCATGGTGACTGTCAGTGAAAATCAAATACCGGTTGCTGATGCCGGGAGTGACCAAACCGTTGATGCAGGCGAGCGCGTAGCGCTCGATGGCTCACTAAGTTATGACCCTGACTCAGGCCCTCAAGCGCTCAGCTATTTATGGGAGGTGGCTTCTCGCCCCGAAAATAGCGTAGCTACCGTTATCAATAACAATAATGTGCTGGCGTTTATCGAGCCTGATTTGGCTGGGTTGTATACATTGCGGCTAGTGGTGAGTGACGGGCAAGCAACGGACGAGGATGAGGTACTCATTGATGTGATCAACGTGGTGCAACCAAGAATGTGCGATGTCGATGGCAATGATTTTGTGGATAGCCTAGATATTCGTGCTATAGCACGACTTCGCAATGCAACCGCAAGTGAAGGCGATGTGGCAGATTGGGATCAAAACGGTGTGATTAACGTGCTAGACGCCAGAGGTTGTGCACTTGAGTGTGACCTATCACGTTGCGCCTTAAAACCCGAGTAA
- a CDS encoding tetratricopeptide repeat protein: protein MTTVTKGQHTDSPFNKPRSRGIRASQQKLRTAQLAAGFKSQAEVVDKIQQIEGLKKAPRSLVSRVFRGESVDPLSIERVAKALDVQAWALYLDSAEVDHQPSGGLLESDDTSGIQTDEVPPSLSAQHTHMQTPINSEMQSVPQAEQNLSKPFTFKAPSADDSRSDGDNSPSQPHASERTHQAPPKEQEQEQEQRKNKRLPFLVITLIVLLGVLVIDRFWPMDDLNSAGNTLAGVVDIDNKVVAVIPIKGRRGADITRSIEQLLAGPTQLIVGSSALHAGVQSPQELLRNKKADLVISAELIEIGRYIAVRLFLSRDEDMQQVWSGVFSKSSSQQYIELQLKKGLNTLLTKRPIADIADWYSLQRFLNGMKYFEGERSEQVILRAMADFQRVISSAPNLVHGYAGMCAALVEQNLETSDKNNLEEASRYCSTGFEIEPDSVFIQNALGNLARVKGDYLIANAHFEQALHTDPNDITALQKMAESQMRIFLKSREPELFSRISSQLAHAAELEPDNWKIPYTQGRAHYFKGDQLGAIEYFSRAAELSVNYQTLNNLAALQFCVGDLQNAKTHYQRALTLKPQHAVLLSNIAVLHFYLGESQQALDIFEPQIKRITEEGGPGLYQLWSNVADVYRTQGNSEKALQAYHNAMSELDREVSKGEANVMQKASRLAMYILVTELSPELQTTELLASLKKQAEALNAAADPVSLHQLALSWLHLGNEEKARYYRDKLKAICPGFAASPDFQALEPHTM, encoded by the coding sequence ATGACAACTGTGACAAAAGGACAACACACAGATAGCCCTTTTAACAAACCACGCTCCCGGGGAATTCGAGCATCCCAGCAAAAATTGCGTACAGCGCAGTTAGCGGCTGGGTTCAAGTCTCAGGCGGAGGTGGTTGATAAAATACAGCAAATAGAGGGCTTAAAGAAAGCACCGCGCTCTCTGGTAAGTCGCGTATTTCGTGGCGAATCAGTCGACCCCTTAAGTATTGAGCGGGTAGCAAAAGCGCTCGATGTGCAAGCATGGGCGCTGTATTTAGATTCAGCTGAAGTCGATCATCAGCCTAGTGGCGGCTTGCTGGAGAGTGATGACACATCTGGTATTCAGACCGATGAAGTTCCTCCCTCGCTCAGTGCGCAACACACTCATATGCAAACACCAATAAACAGTGAAATGCAGTCAGTCCCTCAGGCTGAACAAAACCTTAGCAAACCGTTTACTTTCAAAGCGCCCTCAGCGGATGACAGCCGCAGTGATGGGGATAACAGCCCTTCTCAACCACATGCTTCTGAGCGAACGCATCAAGCGCCCCCGAAAGAACAAGAGCAAGAACAAGAACAACGAAAAAATAAACGCCTGCCCTTTTTGGTAATCACCCTAATAGTGCTGTTAGGCGTCTTAGTCATAGACCGATTTTGGCCGATGGACGATTTAAATTCTGCAGGTAATACACTAGCGGGTGTTGTTGATATCGATAATAAAGTAGTCGCTGTGATCCCGATTAAAGGCCGCAGAGGAGCAGATATAACCCGTAGCATTGAGCAATTACTGGCAGGCCCTACTCAACTAATTGTAGGTAGCTCAGCCCTCCATGCTGGCGTGCAAAGCCCTCAAGAATTATTACGCAATAAAAAAGCAGATTTGGTGATTAGCGCAGAGCTGATTGAGATAGGCCGCTACATCGCGGTTCGTTTATTTTTATCTCGAGATGAAGATATGCAGCAAGTGTGGTCTGGGGTTTTCAGCAAGTCTTCTTCACAACAGTATATTGAACTGCAGCTCAAAAAAGGTTTGAACACCTTGCTCACGAAACGTCCCATTGCAGACATCGCCGATTGGTATAGCCTGCAACGGTTCTTAAATGGCATGAAGTATTTTGAAGGTGAGCGCTCAGAGCAAGTTATTTTGCGGGCAATGGCTGATTTTCAGCGGGTGATTAGCAGCGCCCCAAATTTAGTCCATGGATACGCTGGCATGTGCGCGGCTTTAGTGGAACAAAACCTTGAAACCAGTGATAAAAACAACCTTGAAGAAGCATCCAGATATTGCTCAACTGGCTTCGAAATAGAGCCAGATTCTGTTTTTATTCAAAATGCATTGGGTAACCTTGCCCGTGTTAAGGGCGATTACCTAATTGCTAACGCACACTTTGAACAAGCCTTACATACGGACCCCAATGATATTACCGCTTTGCAAAAGATGGCTGAAAGCCAAATGCGCATCTTCTTAAAAAGCCGCGAGCCTGAACTTTTCTCGCGCATTTCATCTCAGCTAGCGCATGCAGCTGAGCTTGAGCCAGACAACTGGAAAATCCCTTATACCCAAGGCCGTGCTCATTATTTTAAAGGCGATCAATTGGGCGCTATCGAATATTTTTCCCGTGCAGCTGAACTGTCAGTTAATTATCAAACCTTAAACAACTTAGCGGCGTTACAGTTTTGCGTGGGTGATTTACAAAACGCCAAAACGCATTATCAACGAGCGTTAACTCTCAAACCGCAGCATGCTGTGTTGTTATCGAATATTGCAGTACTGCACTTTTACCTAGGTGAAAGCCAACAGGCGTTGGATATTTTTGAGCCGCAAATTAAGCGCATCACCGAAGAGGGAGGCCCAGGGTTATATCAACTCTGGTCTAATGTCGCCGATGTTTATCGCACCCAAGGTAACTCGGAAAAAGCACTCCAGGCGTATCACAATGCTATGTCCGAACTTGACCGTGAAGTAAGTAAAGGGGAAGCCAATGTGATGCAAAAAGCGTCTCGTTTGGCTATGTATATTTTGGTCACTGAACTGTCACCCGAGTTGCAAACCACAGAGCTCTTAGCCTCTTTAAAAAAACAAGCTGAGGCACTCAATGCCGCGGCGGACCCAGTATCGTTACATCAACTTGCTTTAAGTTGGTTGCACTTAGGTAATGAAGAAAAAGCCCGCTACTACCGCGATAAACTAAAGGCCATTTGCCCTGGGTTCGCCGCTTCACCTGACTTTCAGGCACTTGAGCCACACACCATGTAA
- a CDS encoding DUF1330 domain-containing protein translates to MSAYLIIQATVHDWDKFKLYTQAVPPLIKKFGGHYIAMGAPELIEGKSAPKSIVMSQWASREAAHAFWDSPEYAEAKKHREGTGEFNIMLMDGLSQTPLE, encoded by the coding sequence ATGAGTGCGTATTTGATTATCCAAGCAACCGTTCATGATTGGGATAAATTTAAGCTTTACACCCAAGCCGTTCCTCCATTGATTAAAAAGTTCGGCGGGCATTATATCGCGATGGGGGCACCGGAATTAATTGAAGGTAAGAGCGCGCCGAAAAGTATCGTGATGTCTCAATGGGCCAGTCGTGAAGCGGCGCACGCATTTTGGGACTCGCCAGAATACGCAGAAGCAAAAAAACACCGAGAAGGCACTGGTGAGTTCAACATCATGCTGATGGACGGCCTGTCACAAACCCCCTTGGAGTAG
- a CDS encoding nitrilase-related carbon-nitrogen hydrolase, translating to MSIAYTAVALQTRCFAVNKLNVADARQKIFDNIRRVGRHVQGTKGFVGPSVKMVVLPEYFLTSFPMGESLAQWKEKGAIAQDGKEYELLSEIAQKNQVYLSGNVYELDPHFKDLYFQTSFILGPNGDCILRYRRLVSMFAPTPHDVLDKYLDVYGQSSLFPVAKTELGNLACVASEEILYPEISRCLVMNGAEVLLHSSSEVGSVELTPKDIAKRARAVENLAYVVSANSAGIADIDFPAESTDGMSKLVDFKGRVMAEAGMGESMVANAELDITALRRYRNKPGMGNILSRQRNELFSQHYSQAVYPANTMLNEKQQVNVPQRSHFIQTQMSSIANLKKAGVILPEHSDE from the coding sequence ATGTCTATTGCTTATACCGCTGTTGCTTTGCAAACCCGCTGTTTTGCCGTTAACAAATTGAACGTGGCTGATGCTCGTCAAAAAATATTCGATAATATTCGTCGTGTGGGTAGGCATGTTCAAGGCACAAAAGGCTTCGTTGGCCCCAGCGTCAAAATGGTTGTGCTGCCAGAGTATTTTCTCACGAGCTTCCCTATGGGGGAATCGTTGGCTCAATGGAAGGAGAAAGGCGCGATTGCTCAAGATGGCAAAGAATATGAGCTGCTGAGCGAAATTGCCCAAAAAAACCAAGTGTATTTGTCGGGCAATGTGTACGAGTTAGATCCACATTTTAAAGACTTGTATTTTCAAACCTCTTTTATTCTAGGCCCCAACGGTGATTGCATATTACGTTACCGCCGTTTGGTGTCCATGTTTGCGCCCACGCCCCACGACGTGCTGGATAAATACTTAGACGTGTACGGCCAATCGTCCTTGTTTCCGGTGGCCAAAACAGAACTTGGTAATTTAGCTTGTGTGGCATCTGAAGAAATTCTATATCCGGAAATTAGCCGCTGTTTGGTGATGAATGGAGCCGAGGTGTTGCTGCACAGTAGCTCAGAAGTCGGTTCGGTTGAATTAACCCCCAAAGACATCGCCAAACGAGCGCGAGCGGTGGAAAACTTAGCCTATGTGGTGTCGGCTAATTCAGCGGGCATTGCCGATATTGATTTTCCCGCTGAGTCCACTGATGGCATGTCTAAATTAGTCGATTTCAAAGGCAGAGTCATGGCTGAGGCGGGTATGGGCGAGAGCATGGTGGCGAATGCTGAGCTTGATATCACCGCCTTGCGTCGTTATCGCAACAAACCAGGCATGGGCAATATTCTGTCACGTCAACGTAATGAGTTGTTTAGCCAGCATTATAGCCAAGCGGTGTATCCGGCCAATACCATGCTCAATGAAAAGCAGCAGGTGAATGTGCCGCAGCGGAGTCATTTTATTCAAACGCAAATGAGCAGCATTGCAAACCTGAAAAAAGCAGGGGTGATTTTACCGGAGCATTCAGATGAGTAA
- a CDS encoding aldehyde dehydrogenase family protein, translating to MSNRMQTMSVINPRTGQEDFELAVFSTEQVASIALHLKQQQVAWWESGLSGRITALEQLASKMAEHKAKLVAALINDTGRASESELEVDVTINAIHRWCKQAPTLLAKGESWAAEIPFIELQQDYLPYPLVGVISPWNFPLLLSLVDAIPALLAGSAVLIKPSEVTSRFVAPFNDVLESVPALDKVLSFVTGAGETGQGVINTVDSLCFTGSVATGRHVGKACAERFIPAFLELGGKDPAVVCHDADPALAAKALCWGSMVNAGQSCMSLERVYVHKAIADVFLTTLVQNVNALKHNYPDIQQGQIGPIISAKQVGIVEAQLQDAKDKGATILCGGEVLNLGGGRYCAPTVLTDVTPDMDIVSQETFAAILPVTIVDSDEQGIVMANDSEFGLSAAVFSQNVDYAKQLASQLEAGAVSINDASLTALIHEAEKQSFKYSGLGGSRMGAESIRRFTRKKAYIRNTGVPSPWWF from the coding sequence ATGAGTAACCGCATGCAAACCATGTCCGTGATTAATCCGCGCACTGGCCAAGAAGATTTTGAGTTAGCCGTGTTTAGTACTGAGCAGGTCGCGAGCATCGCCCTTCATTTAAAACAGCAACAAGTAGCGTGGTGGGAGAGCGGGCTAAGCGGGCGAATAACGGCACTAGAGCAATTGGCGAGTAAAATGGCCGAGCATAAAGCCAAACTAGTCGCTGCTCTTATTAACGACACAGGCCGTGCCAGTGAATCGGAACTGGAAGTAGATGTCACCATAAATGCGATACATCGCTGGTGTAAGCAAGCCCCAACGCTTTTAGCAAAAGGCGAATCGTGGGCGGCAGAAATTCCCTTTATTGAATTACAACAAGATTATTTACCTTACCCGCTGGTAGGGGTCATTAGCCCGTGGAACTTTCCGCTGTTGCTATCACTCGTGGATGCCATACCCGCATTGCTGGCTGGCAGTGCTGTGTTAATTAAACCCAGTGAAGTCACGTCGCGTTTCGTCGCCCCTTTTAATGACGTACTTGAAAGCGTACCGGCTTTAGATAAGGTGCTTAGTTTCGTTACCGGTGCAGGGGAAACAGGCCAAGGTGTTATTAATACCGTGGATTCACTGTGTTTCACCGGCAGCGTGGCCACTGGGCGTCATGTGGGCAAAGCATGTGCTGAGCGATTTATTCCCGCCTTTTTAGAGTTGGGCGGTAAAGACCCAGCTGTGGTATGCCATGACGCAGATCCTGCGCTCGCCGCTAAAGCACTGTGTTGGGGCAGCATGGTCAATGCCGGGCAGTCTTGTATGTCACTTGAGCGGGTTTATGTGCACAAAGCGATCGCCGATGTGTTTTTAACGACGCTAGTGCAAAACGTCAACGCCCTTAAGCACAACTACCCTGATATTCAGCAAGGGCAAATCGGCCCTATCATTTCAGCTAAGCAGGTGGGCATTGTTGAGGCTCAGCTGCAAGACGCAAAAGATAAAGGCGCAACGATTTTATGTGGTGGTGAGGTGCTTAATTTAGGCGGCGGGCGTTACTGCGCACCTACAGTGCTAACTGACGTCACACCGGACATGGATATCGTAAGTCAGGAAACCTTCGCTGCTATTTTACCTGTGACCATAGTGGATAGCGACGAGCAGGGGATTGTGATGGCGAATGACTCCGAGTTTGGTTTATCGGCAGCGGTATTTAGCCAGAATGTGGACTATGCCAAGCAACTGGCCAGCCAATTAGAGGCAGGCGCTGTGAGCATTAACGATGCTTCATTAACAGCTTTGATCCATGAAGCAGAAAAGCAATCGTTTAAATACTCAGGCTTAGGTGGCTCGCGTATGGGCGCTGAATCAATCAGGCGCTTTACCCGTAAAAAGGCCTATATTCGCAACACTGGCGTACCATCCCCTTGGTGGTTTTAG
- a CDS encoding MFS transporter, producing the protein MQSVTESSDSPISNEGKRMGHPMHWITVFIAMMCLLISNGMVITGITAFDSAMLTEFSNWSRGDLKLRGLITLALTGVLAPFVGILIDKIGVKFLVMVGAIVLSLCFYAYGNIRDISDLYLIHAAFSIVLLACGLNVAVILVSNWFVKLRGTAIGIAVVGTSLGGAVLAPLFGSWLADGMTWREGMQLAALIPSALFLLALFLLRNRPTDIGLKPFGFSGEASAPGADLSQHGLTYKEAIKTRSFWSIAFIAMFTFYTIMGFQANLVLHLMDLGFTLQSAAAGLSVLFVPALIGKFLFGLVADKITGKRVLYTNLLLMLTGLIGMLFADKDNVLIAIGLIGFMWGGFYTLLQLNAVNNFGLKASGKLLGTITVLDAFGGGLGIYATGAIYDAYGSYQNAFMIFCVLVALSVILISQVKKHV; encoded by the coding sequence ATGCAATCAGTAACAGAATCAAGTGACAGCCCAATATCCAATGAGGGCAAACGAATGGGACATCCTATGCACTGGATAACCGTTTTTATCGCCATGATGTGTTTGTTAATTTCAAACGGCATGGTGATCACCGGCATTACGGCATTCGACAGTGCCATGCTCACTGAATTCAGCAATTGGTCCCGTGGTGATTTGAAACTGCGCGGCTTGATCACATTAGCGCTCACCGGCGTGCTAGCGCCCTTTGTTGGTATTTTAATCGATAAAATTGGGGTGAAATTTTTGGTCATGGTCGGTGCTATCGTGCTTAGTCTGTGCTTCTATGCTTACGGTAATATCAGAGATATCTCTGATCTGTATTTGATACACGCAGCCTTTTCGATTGTGCTGCTGGCGTGTGGCCTAAACGTGGCCGTTATCTTGGTGTCAAACTGGTTCGTAAAATTACGCGGCACTGCCATTGGCATTGCGGTGGTCGGGACGTCACTTGGCGGTGCCGTACTCGCCCCCTTGTTTGGCTCTTGGTTGGCTGATGGCATGACATGGCGTGAGGGCATGCAGTTGGCCGCGCTGATTCCGTCAGCATTGTTCTTACTGGCGCTGTTCTTACTGCGTAATCGCCCGACAGACATTGGGCTAAAACCTTTTGGCTTTTCAGGTGAAGCGAGTGCACCTGGGGCTGATTTATCCCAGCACGGGTTAACCTACAAAGAGGCTATCAAAACGCGTTCGTTTTGGTCTATTGCCTTTATAGCCATGTTTACCTTTTATACGATCATGGGGTTTCAGGCGAACTTGGTGCTCCACTTAATGGATTTAGGCTTTACCTTGCAATCTGCCGCAGCGGGCCTGAGCGTATTATTTGTCCCCGCACTAATAGGTAAGTTTTTGTTTGGTTTAGTGGCAGATAAAATTACTGGTAAGCGTGTGCTTTATACAAACCTGCTACTGATGCTAACAGGCTTAATAGGCATGCTATTCGCGGATAAAGATAACGTGCTGATTGCCATTGGATTAATTGGCTTTATGTGGGGTGGTTTCTACACCTTGCTGCAATTAAACGCCGTGAATAACTTCGGTTTGAAAGCCTCAGGCAAATTGCTGGGAACTATTACCGTGCTCGATGCATTCGGTGGTGGACTGGGCATTTATGCCACAGGCGCAATATACGATGCCTACGGTAGCTATCAAAATGCCTTTATGATCTTCTGCGTATTGGTTGCCTTGTCTGTGATCCTTATCAGCCAAGTAAAAAAACACGTTTAG
- a CDS encoding YciI family protein translates to MLVQFNCIDHLPSMQDIRLAQLGAHLAWVEQNMANICVAGPLKDDGEIIGSLYVLETEDIDEAKAILFSDPYYLANIWQSVETHEFNAYAGNWVGGKNWPT, encoded by the coding sequence ATGTTAGTGCAATTTAACTGCATCGATCACCTACCTTCAATGCAAGATATACGGCTTGCGCAGTTAGGCGCACACCTTGCTTGGGTCGAACAGAATATGGCAAACATTTGTGTCGCAGGCCCATTGAAAGATGACGGTGAAATTATTGGTTCGCTCTATGTACTTGAAACAGAAGATATCGATGAAGCAAAAGCAATTTTATTCAGTGACCCTTATTACCTAGCCAACATTTGGCAGTCAGTAGAAACACATGAATTCAATGCGTATGCAGGTAATTGGGTTGGCGGTAAAAATTGGCCAACATGA